A single genomic interval of Alcaligenes sp. SDU_A2 harbors:
- a CDS encoding bile acid:sodium symporter family protein, which translates to MLSRLRLLFDNFTLILIGVIALATLFPAYGQGAQIFELVTGLAIALLFFMHGAKLSRQAIIAGATHWRLHLLVFACTFIMFPLLGLALKPVLLPLLGMPLFVGILYLCALPGTVQSAIAFTSIARGNIPAAVCSASASSLIGIVLTPVLLKLLLDAEGGSAASTLDAIKKISLQLLLPFVVGHLMRPLIGAWMDRNRAWLRSVDQSSILLVVYTAFSASVIGGLWKAVPPMSLLILTVVCVVLLAIVLTLTTWMSRRLGFNKEDEITIVFCGSKKSLATGVPMAQVLFSGAAIGPALLPIMLFHQIQLMACALIANHYARRPRQEDVQGALQKA; encoded by the coding sequence ATGTTGTCACGCCTACGCCTGCTTTTCGATAATTTCACCCTGATCCTGATCGGTGTGATCGCCCTGGCCACGCTGTTTCCCGCCTACGGCCAAGGTGCCCAGATCTTTGAACTGGTCACTGGCCTAGCTATCGCCCTGCTGTTTTTCATGCACGGTGCCAAGCTATCGCGCCAGGCCATTATTGCCGGCGCCACCCATTGGCGGCTGCATCTGTTGGTCTTTGCCTGCACCTTCATCATGTTCCCGCTGCTGGGCCTGGCCCTGAAGCCGGTGCTGCTGCCGCTGCTGGGCATGCCGCTGTTCGTGGGCATACTGTATCTGTGTGCTCTGCCCGGCACGGTGCAATCGGCCATTGCTTTCACCTCGATTGCGCGCGGCAATATTCCCGCCGCCGTGTGCAGCGCTTCGGCCTCCAGCCTGATCGGCATTGTGCTGACCCCTGTGCTGCTTAAATTATTGCTGGATGCCGAAGGCGGCTCGGCGGCATCCACACTGGATGCCATCAAAAAGATCAGCCTGCAATTGCTGCTGCCCTTTGTGGTCGGGCATCTGATGCGCCCCTTGATCGGAGCCTGGATGGACCGCAACCGCGCCTGGCTGCGCAGTGTGGATCAGTCCTCGATTCTGCTGGTGGTCTACACGGCCTTCAGCGCCTCGGTCATCGGTGGTTTGTGGAAGGCTGTGCCCCCCATGTCTTTGCTGATCCTGACCGTGGTTTGCGTGGTGTTACTGGCCATTGTGCTGACACTGACGACCTGGATGTCACGCCGCCTGGGCTTTAACAAAGAAGACGAGATCACCATTGTCTTTTGCGGCTCCAAGAAAAGCCTGGCCACGGGCGTGCCGATGGCGCAAGTGCTGTTCAGTGGCGCGGCCATAGGCCCGGCCTTGCTGCCAATTATGCTGTTCCATCAAATACAGCTGATGGCCTGCGCCTTGATCGCCAATCACTATGCCCGCCGTCCCCGCCAGGAGGATGTGCAAGGCGCGCTGCAAAAAGCCTGA
- a CDS encoding AraC family transcriptional regulator — protein sequence MDCRQTDITRHLDLIPERLQQLRYLPRPLYGQERALPNQAISRPHRHPWVQFSYALTGVIEVRTAAGRFVAPPQQAVWVPAGVEHGVRCSPDAQIRSLYIDVQALPQRYEQCRVVAVDRLLRELIRAFSALPVLYDQQGEQGRLVQVLLDRLLAAPESGLILPWPSDTRLQVLCQQLQAQPAADWTLQTLAEQQGVSEKTLSRLFRRETGLTFRIWRQRLRIMSALPLLERQQRVTDVALACGYDSMSAFVAAFRELMGQTPGEFFRLPAEQIET from the coding sequence ATGGATTGTCGACAAACGGACATTACGCGCCATCTGGACCTGATTCCGGAGCGTTTGCAGCAGTTGCGTTACTTGCCCAGGCCCTTGTACGGACAGGAGCGCGCCTTGCCCAATCAGGCCATCTCCCGCCCACATCGCCATCCCTGGGTGCAGTTTTCCTATGCCTTGACCGGGGTGATTGAAGTACGTACCGCAGCAGGGCGTTTTGTGGCACCGCCGCAGCAGGCCGTGTGGGTGCCGGCCGGCGTGGAGCATGGTGTGCGCTGCTCGCCCGATGCACAGATCCGCAGCTTGTACATCGATGTTCAGGCTTTGCCGCAGCGTTACGAGCAGTGCCGGGTCGTGGCGGTTGATCGGCTGTTGCGCGAATTGATACGCGCGTTCAGCGCCTTGCCGGTTCTATACGATCAACAGGGCGAACAGGGCAGGTTGGTGCAGGTGCTGCTGGATCGCTTGCTGGCCGCACCGGAGAGCGGCTTGATTCTGCCCTGGCCCAGCGATACGCGTTTGCAGGTGCTGTGTCAGCAACTGCAGGCCCAGCCCGCTGCCGATTGGACTTTGCAGACGCTGGCCGAGCAGCAGGGCGTTTCGGAAAAGACACTGAGCCGCCTGTTTCGTCGGGAAACCGGCCTGACCTTCAGAATCTGGCGGCAGCGCCTGCGCATCATGAGTGCCTTGCCTTTGCTTGAACGCCAGCAACGGGTCACCGATGTGGCGTTGGCCTGTGGCTACGACAGCATGTCGGCATTCGTGGCGGCGTTTCGCGAACTGATGGGCCAAACGCCGGGTGAGTTTTTCCGCTTGCCCGCCGAGCAGATCGAAACCTAA
- a CDS encoding glutamine amidotransferase → MKQVHILQAGDPPADIQAQFGTQGDWFTQALQPLPVTTHIWQVDKHPDLPPPDCPEPVIITGSWGMVTDRPDWSEALAGWIRQRHQTQAPLLGICYGHQLMAQALGGQVDYHPQGRELGCLPVCVHPQTSQDPLLAGLPFRFKALLTHQQSVLRVPEGVQVLAGSAHDPHQILRFGPAQWSAQFHPEFFTDLLRYCIIRNAQQLQAEGRQPQALAQNVQETPQARRLLWNFVGHVLNLPVGPSTATIQA, encoded by the coding sequence ATGAAACAAGTTCATATTTTGCAGGCCGGCGACCCGCCCGCCGACATCCAGGCTCAATTCGGCACCCAGGGCGACTGGTTCACCCAAGCCTTGCAGCCTCTGCCCGTAACGACACACATATGGCAAGTAGATAAACACCCCGATCTGCCGCCGCCTGACTGCCCGGAGCCGGTCATCATTACCGGCTCCTGGGGCATGGTCACGGACAGGCCTGACTGGAGCGAAGCGCTGGCCGGCTGGATACGCCAGCGCCACCAGACCCAGGCCCCGCTGCTGGGCATCTGCTACGGCCATCAATTGATGGCCCAGGCGCTGGGCGGACAGGTGGACTACCACCCGCAAGGGCGCGAACTAGGCTGCCTGCCGGTCTGCGTGCATCCGCAAACCAGCCAAGATCCTTTGCTGGCCGGATTGCCTTTCCGCTTCAAGGCCTTGCTGACGCACCAACAAAGCGTCTTGCGCGTGCCCGAAGGCGTACAGGTACTGGCCGGCTCGGCACACGATCCACACCAGATACTGCGCTTTGGCCCAGCCCAATGGTCGGCCCAGTTCCATCCCGAGTTTTTCACCGACTTGCTGCGTTACTGCATTATCCGCAATGCCCAGCAACTGCAGGCCGAAGGCCGCCAGCCGCAGGCACTGGCCCAAAACGTGCAGGAGACGCCCCAGGCACGTCGTCTGCTGTGGAATTTTGTCGGGCATGTCCTGAATCTGCCGGTCGGCCCGTCGACCGCCACAATCCAGGCCTAG
- the crcB gene encoding fluoride efflux transporter CrcB, whose product MPLAVLYIAAGGALGAVSRWLLSQTLNTLFPTLPPGTLLANLIGGYLMGVAMAAFSNLGLAHEGWRVFVMTGFLGGLTTFSTFSAEIMTLMLQQRYVWALGGVAAHVIGSLIMVALGMATWSLLKGHA is encoded by the coding sequence ATGCCTCTTGCCGTGCTCTACATTGCCGCAGGCGGTGCTTTGGGTGCCGTGTCACGCTGGCTGCTCAGCCAGACCCTCAATACGCTTTTCCCCACTCTGCCGCCCGGCACGCTGCTGGCCAACCTGATCGGCGGTTACCTGATGGGCGTGGCCATGGCGGCCTTCAGCAACTTGGGCCTGGCGCACGAGGGCTGGCGAGTCTTTGTCATGACCGGCTTTCTGGGTGGCCTGACGACCTTCTCCACGTTTTCTGCCGAAATCATGACGCTGATGCTGCAGCAGCGCTATGTATGGGCATTGGGCGGCGTGGCCGCCCATGTGATCGGATCGCTGATCATGGTGGCCCTGGGCATGGCCACCTGGAGCCTGCTCAAGGGGCACGCATGA
- a CDS encoding acyl-CoA synthetase, translating into MANIFDQDLPQTPANYRPLSPLDFIERSASVYPDYPAVVYGPREDGLRLSWAQLYARTRQLASALAHEGIGKGDTVAVMLPNTPPMVEAHFGVPMCGAVLNTLNTRLDAPTIAYMLDHGQAKAVLVDSEFSQVMHQALALRESTDPILVIDVVDPYFKGEGGLIGRQTYAEFVDGGDAAYEWQLPDNEWDAIALNYTSGTTGKPKGVVYHHRGACLNALSNILEWDMPKHAVYMWTLPMFHCNGWCFPWVLAARAGVNVCLRRVEVNAMAQAMTEHGVTHYCGAPIVHSMLVNADDQLKARLPRGVCAMVAGAAPPAAMIEGMERLGFALTHVYGLTETYGPAAVCAQHQPWQDLDIQERAQRNARQGVRYHLQGGVRVLDPQTMRPVPADGQTMGEIMFRGNITMKGYLKNPQATQESLAGGWFHTGDLAVCEPDGYVRIKDRSKDIIISGGENISSIEIEDVLYRHPAVQAAAVVARPDERWGECPYAYIELRAGAQVSVEELTAHCRQYLAGFKIPRYFSFTELPKTSTGKIQKFALRQQAREAALD; encoded by the coding sequence ATGGCTAACATTTTCGATCAGGACCTTCCCCAGACACCGGCTAACTACCGCCCTTTGTCGCCGTTGGATTTCATCGAACGCAGCGCCAGTGTCTATCCGGATTACCCGGCGGTAGTCTATGGTCCACGTGAAGATGGCCTGCGCCTGAGCTGGGCGCAGCTTTACGCGCGCACTCGTCAGTTGGCCAGTGCCCTGGCACACGAAGGGATCGGCAAGGGAGATACGGTCGCGGTCATGCTGCCCAATACCCCTCCCATGGTCGAAGCACACTTTGGCGTGCCCATGTGCGGCGCAGTGCTCAATACATTGAACACCCGCCTGGATGCACCAACCATCGCCTATATGCTGGATCATGGTCAGGCCAAGGCGGTGTTGGTGGACAGCGAGTTTTCCCAGGTCATGCACCAGGCCCTGGCCCTGCGGGAAAGCACGGACCCTATCCTGGTCATCGATGTAGTTGACCCGTATTTCAAGGGCGAGGGCGGCCTGATCGGCCGTCAGACCTACGCCGAATTCGTGGATGGCGGCGATGCCGCTTACGAGTGGCAATTGCCCGACAACGAATGGGACGCCATTGCGCTCAATTACACCAGCGGCACGACGGGCAAGCCCAAGGGGGTGGTGTACCACCATCGTGGTGCCTGTCTGAATGCCTTGTCCAACATTCTGGAATGGGACATGCCCAAGCATGCCGTCTATATGTGGACCTTGCCCATGTTCCATTGCAACGGATGGTGCTTCCCTTGGGTGCTGGCCGCCCGGGCCGGGGTCAATGTCTGTTTGCGCAGGGTCGAGGTCAACGCCATGGCGCAAGCCATGACCGAGCATGGGGTGACGCACTATTGCGGCGCGCCTATTGTGCATTCGATGCTGGTCAATGCCGACGATCAATTAAAGGCCAGGCTGCCGCGTGGCGTTTGCGCCATGGTGGCCGGCGCTGCGCCTCCGGCCGCCATGATAGAAGGCATGGAGCGCCTGGGTTTTGCCCTGACTCATGTCTACGGCCTGACAGAAACCTACGGTCCGGCCGCGGTCTGTGCCCAGCACCAGCCTTGGCAGGATCTGGATATTCAGGAACGAGCCCAGCGCAATGCGCGTCAGGGGGTGCGCTACCATTTGCAGGGCGGCGTGCGCGTGCTCGACCCTCAGACCATGCGTCCCGTTCCGGCAGACGGCCAGACGATGGGCGAGATCATGTTTCGCGGCAATATCACCATGAAAGGCTATCTGAAAAATCCGCAGGCCACCCAGGAGTCCCTGGCCGGAGGATGGTTCCATACGGGCGATCTGGCCGTGTGCGAACCCGATGGCTATGTGCGCATCAAGGATCGTAGCAAAGACATTATTATTTCGGGGGGCGAGAACATTTCCTCTATCGAGATAGAAGACGTGCTGTATCGCCACCCGGCGGTTCAGGCGGCCGCGGTGGTGGCGCGTCCCGATGAGCGTTGGGGCGAATGTCCGTATGCCTATATCGAGTTGCGGGCCGGCGCTCAGGTCAGCGTCGAGGAGCTGACGGCGCATTGCCGCCAGTATCTGGCCGGCTTTAAAATACCCCGGTATTTCAGCTTTACCGAGCTGCCCAAGACCTCTACGGGTAAAATACAGAAATTCGCCCTGCGCCAGCAGGCTCGCGAAGCGGCGTTGGACTGA
- a CDS encoding YajQ family cyclic di-GMP-binding protein, which translates to MPSFDVVSEVNTQELRNAVDQAGRELGTRFDFKGTDAKFELEDENTILQSAPSVFQLEQMMQILRGRVSARGIDVRALEAEKPLENVAGARQKIKVRQGLDQPTSKKLIAAIKAAKLKVEAQIQGDKLRITGKKRDDLQAAIALLKQADVELPLQYQNFRD; encoded by the coding sequence ATGCCTTCTTTTGACGTTGTATCCGAAGTCAATACCCAAGAATTGCGCAATGCCGTCGATCAGGCTGGGCGCGAACTGGGAACCCGCTTTGACTTCAAGGGTACGGATGCCAAATTTGAATTGGAAGACGAAAACACCATTTTGCAATCTGCGCCCAGTGTCTTTCAGCTCGAACAGATGATGCAAATCCTGCGTGGCCGGGTGTCGGCCCGTGGTATCGATGTGCGTGCCCTGGAGGCCGAAAAACCACTGGAAAACGTGGCCGGTGCTCGCCAAAAAATCAAAGTTCGGCAAGGTTTGGATCAGCCCACGTCTAAAAAATTGATTGCCGCCATCAAAGCGGCCAAGCTCAAGGTGGAAGCCCAGATCCAGGGCGATAAATTACGCATCACCGGCAAGAAGCGCGACGATCTGCAGGCCGCGATTGCCTTGCTCAAGCAAGCCGATGTCGAGCTGCCTTTGCAATATCAGAATTTTCGCGATTAA
- a CDS encoding GNAT family N-acetyltransferase, which yields MSVHIQLMRPDDLDDVLLAQADVYAADLLEDRSFYQNRLDLAPHSCWVARDAQHRLQGYLISYPWAGRLPPALGDALASLPARPDQWFIHDCAVLRRAQGRGVASALLAEGHRYARRQGLRRCSLVSLGPALAYWEKLGYQPVQDVAPDTLARKLAQYGEQASFMDMYVD from the coding sequence ATGTCTGTACATATTCAATTAATGCGTCCGGATGATCTGGACGACGTTCTGCTGGCGCAAGCCGATGTCTATGCCGCCGATCTGCTCGAAGATCGCAGCTTTTATCAAAATCGTCTGGATCTGGCTCCGCACAGTTGCTGGGTGGCGCGCGACGCCCAGCATCGCTTGCAGGGCTACTTGATTTCCTACCCCTGGGCTGGGCGCTTGCCTCCGGCGCTGGGCGACGCCTTGGCGAGCTTGCCGGCGCGTCCCGATCAGTGGTTTATTCATGATTGTGCCGTGCTGCGTCGCGCCCAAGGGCGTGGCGTAGCGTCTGCCTTGCTGGCCGAAGGCCACCGTTACGCCCGTCGCCAGGGATTGCGCCGTTGCAGCCTGGTGTCGTTGGGGCCGGCGCTGGCTTACTGGGAAAAGCTGGGGTATCAGCCGGTCCAGGACGTTGCTCCGGATACGCTGGCCCGTAAATTGGCCCAGTACGGAGAGCAAGCCAGTTTCATGGATATGTATGTCGATTAA
- a CDS encoding DMT family transporter, protein MDNQYSKGGAIELLIAMIIMGTVGLFVIESQQSVYNVVFYRCLLGVCFLFFYCLIRRKLKKDALHAKNLLLIIISGVFLVSNWLLLFEAFKSSSISTATTIYHAQPFFFLVIWSLLFKEKIPLNKVLWMILAFIGVAMVADLSIAANSLSADYLLGTLLALAAAMLWALSAVLVKLLRGVSPFIITLIQLAVGTLVLLPFADFSGMSLISHTQWGYLIILGIAHTCLTYILMYSSYTKLPAATIAAMTFIYPGVAIFVDYYFYNHSLNTQQALGAALIFLSSYASTRNIHFPAWIRKRSSSHP, encoded by the coding sequence GTGGACAATCAATACAGCAAGGGCGGTGCCATAGAGCTGCTCATTGCGATGATCATCATGGGCACAGTGGGGCTTTTTGTCATCGAGTCCCAGCAAAGCGTCTACAACGTCGTTTTCTATCGTTGCTTGCTAGGCGTATGTTTTTTATTTTTCTATTGCCTGATCCGCCGAAAGCTGAAGAAAGATGCCCTACACGCAAAAAATCTGCTTCTCATCATCATCAGCGGCGTGTTTTTGGTCTCTAACTGGCTCTTGCTGTTTGAAGCCTTCAAATCCTCGTCCATTTCCACTGCCACCACGATTTACCATGCGCAGCCTTTCTTTTTTCTCGTAATCTGGTCCTTGCTGTTCAAAGAAAAAATACCTCTCAACAAGGTACTGTGGATGATCCTGGCTTTTATCGGCGTAGCCATGGTGGCCGATCTGTCGATTGCAGCCAATTCATTGTCCGCCGACTATCTGCTGGGCACCTTGCTGGCACTGGCGGCGGCCATGCTTTGGGCCTTGTCCGCCGTGCTCGTCAAACTGCTACGTGGCGTGTCCCCATTCATTATTACGTTGATTCAACTGGCCGTCGGCACCCTTGTGCTGCTGCCCTTTGCCGATTTTTCCGGCATGAGCCTGATCAGCCATACCCAATGGGGATACTTGATCATTCTGGGCATTGCGCACACCTGCCTGACGTACATCCTGATGTACTCGTCATACACCAAGCTGCCTGCCGCCACCATTGCCGCCATGACCTTCATTTATCCGGGCGTCGCCATTTTCGTGGATTACTATTTTTACAACCACAGCCTGAACACACAGCAAGCACTGGGCGCGGCCCTGATTTTCCTCAGCAGCTACGCATCCACCCGAAATATCCACTTTCCCGCCTGGATACGTAAAAGGTCGAGCAGCCACCCTTAA
- a CDS encoding ABC transporter permease produces MNWHAVLAIYAYEMARTRRTLLQSIVAPVISTALYFVVFGAAIGHRINEIGNVPYGAFIVPGLTMLSVLTHSVSNAAFGIYFPRFTRSIYEILSAPISHFEVTLAFVGASATKSLLLAAIILLTARAFVPYEIAHPVWMLIFLGLTAFSFSLLGFIIGIWADNFEKLQFVPMLIITPLTFLGGTFYSIDMLPAFWQKVTLFNPVLYLISGFRWSFFDLADVNIWLSLGMTLLFLTICLVLVSWIFRTGYRLRP; encoded by the coding sequence ATGAACTGGCATGCCGTCCTGGCCATCTACGCCTACGAAATGGCACGCACTCGCCGCACCTTGCTGCAAAGCATTGTCGCGCCCGTCATTTCCACGGCGCTGTACTTCGTGGTTTTCGGTGCCGCCATCGGCCATCGCATCAACGAGATCGGCAACGTGCCGTACGGCGCATTCATCGTGCCCGGCCTGACCATGCTGTCGGTGCTGACCCACAGTGTCTCGAACGCCGCCTTTGGCATTTATTTCCCGCGTTTTACGCGTAGCATCTACGAAATCTTGTCCGCCCCGATCTCGCATTTCGAGGTGACCCTGGCCTTTGTGGGGGCATCGGCCACCAAGTCGCTGCTGCTGGCCGCCATCATCTTGCTGACGGCCCGCGCCTTTGTGCCCTACGAGATCGCGCACCCGGTCTGGATGCTGATTTTTCTGGGCCTGACCGCCTTTTCCTTCAGCTTGCTGGGATTTATCATCGGCATTTGGGCAGACAATTTCGAAAAACTGCAATTCGTGCCCATGCTCATCATCACCCCCCTGACTTTCCTGGGCGGCACTTTTTATTCTATCGACATGCTCCCCGCCTTCTGGCAGAAAGTCACCCTGTTCAACCCGGTGCTATACCTGATCAGTGGGTTTCGCTGGAGCTTTTTCGACCTGGCCGATGTCAACATATGGCTCAGCCTGGGCATGACGCTACTCTTTCTGACCATATGCCTGGTGCTGGTCAGTTGGATTTTTCGGACCGGCTACCGGTTGCGCCCTTGA
- a CDS encoding ABC transporter ATP-binding protein, whose protein sequence is MQITSDSPAILRVRGLSKQYANGHHALHPLDLDIQRGEIFALLGPNGAGKTTLISIICGLVNRSSGTVLVDGADNVLQYKQARQKIGLVPQELSSDSFETVWNTVSFSRGLFGKPKKPALIEQILKDLSLWDKKDNALITLSGGMKRRVLIAKALSHEPEILFLDEPTAGVDVALRQGMWSLVKKLRSQGVTIILTTHYIEEAEDMADRIGFINKGTLQLVETKQDLMRRLGGKTLSLSLAHAITTLPEQLVALGLQRSADGLQLLYPFNDREQEHDFSALLAAIGQAGLGIADIQTRERSLEDIFVEFVGAQT, encoded by the coding sequence ATGCAGATAACCTCCGATTCCCCTGCCATTTTGCGCGTGCGCGGCTTGAGCAAGCAATATGCCAACGGCCATCACGCCCTGCACCCTCTGGATTTGGACATACAGCGCGGCGAGATCTTCGCGCTGCTGGGCCCCAACGGGGCCGGTAAGACCACGCTGATCAGCATTATCTGCGGACTGGTCAACCGCAGCAGCGGCACCGTGCTGGTGGATGGAGCCGACAATGTGCTTCAGTACAAACAGGCGCGCCAGAAGATCGGCCTGGTGCCGCAGGAGCTCAGTTCGGATTCGTTTGAGACGGTCTGGAATACCGTCAGTTTCAGCCGCGGCCTGTTCGGCAAACCCAAAAAGCCTGCCCTGATCGAACAGATTCTGAAAGACCTGTCCCTGTGGGACAAGAAAGATAATGCTCTGATCACTTTGTCGGGCGGCATGAAGCGGCGGGTGCTGATCGCCAAGGCGCTCTCGCACGAACCCGAGATTCTGTTTCTGGACGAACCCACGGCCGGCGTGGATGTCGCCTTGCGCCAAGGGATGTGGAGCCTGGTTAAAAAACTGCGCAGCCAGGGAGTGACCATTATCCTGACCACGCACTACATCGAAGAGGCCGAGGACATGGCCGATCGCATCGGCTTTATCAACAAAGGCACGCTGCAACTGGTGGAAACCAAACAAGACCTGATGCGTCGCCTGGGTGGCAAAACGCTGAGCCTGAGCCTGGCCCATGCCATCACCACGCTGCCCGAACAACTGGTGGCCCTGGGCCTGCAACGCTCGGCCGACGGCCTGCAATTGCTCTATCCCTTCAATGACCGCGAGCAGGAACACGATTTCAGCGCCCTGCTGGCCGCTATCGGGCAGGCAGGGCTGGGCATTGCCGACATCCAGACACGCGAGCGCAGCCTGGAAGACATTTTCGTGGAATTTGTAGGAGCACAGACATGA
- the tadA gene encoding tRNA adenosine(34) deaminase TadA produces the protein MATSLTPEPDRDVLSDTQAMALALEQAGRAARSGEVPVGAVLLDADGRLLSVGANRTICDHDATQHAEIVALRAATAQAGNYRLPGASLFVTLEPCMMCLGALLHARVARVVWGAADPKTGVCGSVESLHLHPTLNHHTRVSGGLMAEECAQVLRDFFRVRRAQQKAARGTPPEGPEHSG, from the coding sequence ATCGCAACTAGCTTAACACCAGAGCCCGACCGGGATGTGCTGTCGGACACACAGGCGATGGCTTTGGCCTTGGAGCAGGCCGGGCGTGCAGCCCGTAGCGGCGAAGTGCCTGTAGGGGCGGTGCTGCTCGATGCCGATGGTCGTCTGTTGTCGGTAGGGGCGAATCGCACGATCTGCGACCACGATGCCACCCAGCACGCCGAAATCGTGGCGTTGCGCGCCGCGACCGCTCAGGCTGGCAATTATCGGCTGCCCGGTGCCAGTCTGTTTGTGACTCTGGAGCCATGCATGATGTGTCTGGGGGCTTTGCTGCATGCGCGCGTGGCCCGCGTGGTCTGGGGGGCTGCCGACCCCAAGACCGGCGTGTGCGGCAGCGTGGAATCGTTGCATCTGCATCCCACTTTGAACCATCACACGCGGGTAAGCGGAGGGCTGATGGCCGAGGAATGCGCCCAGGTGCTGCGCGATTTTTTCCGTGTACGTCGTGCCCAACAGAAAGCGGCGCGCGGCACTCCGCCGGAAGGGCCGGAACACTCCGGCTAG
- a CDS encoding LD-carboxypeptidase produces MSAPEHDHHHQHEHGHCQCGHQDHSGIYLLSPSGQVLEPARLELAQQRLRDLGFAVTADPDALAVHERFAGSDEQRLAAIGRSLVQPQPIVMATRGGYGLNRLLDRIDWQAVADSGKRFVGMSDFTAFNLALLAKTGAISYSGPTAIADFGCPEPDELTTELFGELMRGELELFSFESEDSDPVDGHGVLWGGTLAMVCSLLGTPYFPQVQGGILFLEDVGESPYRIERMLTQLWHAGVLNQQMAIVLGRFTEYRQGANDNGYTLASVVRWLRETVKVPVVTGLPYGHVEVKVTLPVGKQVGLATEDGMAYLVLDEHHH; encoded by the coding sequence ATGAGCGCCCCCGAGCACGATCATCACCATCAGCACGAACACGGCCATTGTCAGTGCGGCCATCAGGATCACTCGGGCATTTATCTGCTCTCTCCCTCGGGCCAGGTCCTGGAGCCGGCCCGCTTGGAGCTGGCGCAGCAACGTTTGCGCGATCTGGGCTTTGCCGTCACGGCGGACCCGGATGCGTTGGCCGTGCATGAACGCTTTGCCGGCTCGGACGAGCAGCGTCTGGCCGCCATCGGGCGTTCTCTGGTGCAGCCGCAGCCTATCGTCATGGCGACTCGTGGCGGGTATGGATTGAATCGTCTGCTCGATCGCATCGATTGGCAGGCAGTGGCCGATAGCGGCAAGCGTTTCGTAGGCATGTCGGACTTTACCGCCTTTAACCTGGCCTTGCTGGCCAAGACGGGGGCGATCAGCTATTCGGGGCCGACGGCGATCGCGGATTTCGGTTGTCCCGAACCCGACGAACTGACGACCGAACTGTTTGGTGAATTGATGCGCGGCGAGCTGGAACTATTTAGCTTCGAGTCCGAAGACTCGGACCCGGTCGATGGACACGGAGTGCTGTGGGGCGGCACGCTGGCTATGGTCTGCTCTTTGCTGGGCACGCCGTACTTTCCGCAGGTGCAAGGCGGTATCCTGTTCCTGGAGGATGTCGGCGAGTCGCCGTATCGCATCGAGCGCATGCTGACTCAGCTCTGGCACGCCGGCGTGCTCAATCAGCAGATGGCCATTGTGCTGGGCCGCTTTACCGAGTATCGCCAGGGGGCCAACGATAACGGCTACACCTTGGCTTCGGTGGTACGTTGGTTGCGCGAGACAGTCAAAGTGCCGGTAGTCACGGGACTGCCGTATGGGCATGTCGAGGTCAAAGTCACGCTGCCTGTGGGCAAGCAGGTCGGTCTGGCGACCGAAGACGGCATGGCCTACCTGGTTCTGGACGAGCACCACCACTAA